The genome window TTTCGTATTCATTTTGAGTCAGCACCACCTGTGTCTGAAGGCAGAAAGCAAAGTTGTGGTTGCCATGACCAATTGCACTGTGTGTGAGTATCTGTGGAGCACACAAACTCCACTGGGCTGCGTTCAGTGAGGGCAAATTTTGGCAACAGATCTGCAGGAACAGGAATAGATCTTAAGGACCCTGCGCTCCCACCACACGCACTTTGGACCAGCCCTCATCTTCCAGATTAATTTTGTGGGAAAGGGGCTCATTCTGTACCTTTGAAGTACATACCAAGGCACTGTGAATGGAGTTTAATTTCCAAAGCCCACTCCTGATTCAGAAGAACACGCTGAAACAGGTGCAGTGATAGCTAAGAGAAAACTGTCCCTGCAAAACAAAAGGAGGGGAGAAGGTGCAAAATGCAGGGTGCAACTCTGAGGAAAATGCATGTATTAGAGACTGCAGGAGATCTTGTAGGGGAAGGATGAGCCTGGAAGAGAGTTGTCTGGCAGGTCACTGTTCATCTCACAGAACATGTAACCTAtctaaaaatgttcaaaaactCACCTCCCCACCCAGCCACACTTAGCATTTACCCATATGTTTGGTGTGTAAAGTACTCCCTCCTCAGAAAATCACAGGTTTCTGTCTTTCAACAGAGCAGTAGCTTTGGCATCTACCTGAAATCAGCAATGGTCGAGagtcaatttaatttttatcaatATTGCTCATAAGAGATGAACAAATCAGTAATCTGGCATTTAATAAGAAGTAGGAGAAATATTGGTTTGGCTATTTGGCAAAAGAAGAGGTAGGAATGCAGaacttgtttaaaaataattcatataTCTTCTGTACTGCCTGATTTTAATCACTGTCTTTTTCTTCACAGATATTTCTTGGTGCATtgtcttttgtttattttgctaaaGCACTGTCAGGAAGTTATCTAAAAAGTACTATCACACAAATAGAAAGAAGATTTGACATCCCTTCCTCTTTGGTTGGTGTTATTGATGGAAGTTTTGAAATTGGTATGTGCtgtagaaatacatttttattttcagaaaaaaaaagggtgatgCAGTTTGTTCTGAAGAATGATTGCATGAATCTCCCTGAAACTTAAAAAACTGAGCAAGATTCACCTAGTAAGAATAAGTGGGGCTATCACTATGCTTATGTTCAATAGGATAAGGTTGCTAATACAAGCAATTCAGCATAGAcataaaaaaattgtaatttgaTAAGCTAAGCACGTGGCTAATTCATACTAATAGACATTTCCAGTGCTGAATGAGAATTTGCCTGCACGGATTTCTGCAGGCAGAAATCCACATCCCCCACAAGTGTTTGTCCTTTGTGATCTATTAAGCAGCAGGAGGACAAACCTCTAAATGTAATCTACATTTTCCtgtccctctccttccctctcacaCTAAGGTTTCCAGCATGTCATTGCCTCTCACAATTTCAGATCACTGAATTTATCTCATGAGTGTTCAGTGGACTGTGCTATCTTAGCCTAAGCCTGTAAAACTCAGCTTgattcctcttttttcctgcttttctggttATTTGCTCTCTTCAGCTGGCACAGGctctctcctcttttccagctctttatCCAAAGGTTTATGGTTTCCCTGTCACAGAAGGCATTGGGCTCCTGTGGAATGCctggaaagaaggagaaaggcCATCCCCATCAGCCCTGTCTCCCTGAAATCAGTGCCTGTACTACATACTGTGAATTGTTCTTTTAGGGGATCTCTTATCAACGAGCAGTAAAactcagttttccttttgtactCTCAAAGGGAACCTCCTAATCATAATTCTAGTGAGCTACTTTGGAGCAAAGCTTCACAGGCCAAGAATAATTGGAGCAGGCTGCTTAATTATGTCAGCTGGAACATTCCTAATTGCAATGCCCCAGTTCTTCATGGGAAGGTAAGTGCAAAGGGatccctgttttccagctgggctgtgcacacTGAATGGCAGCTCCCTACAACATTTAGGCATTGATTATGATGATAGAAATAGGCATATGGGGATGTGGttagttaatttaatttttttgtgtgtgtgtgaaaagaTTTATTACTGTAGAGCAAATAATTTAACGTGTATACTCTTTTCAGTTGTaatcagcttttttttattattagtcCCCAATCTTGATTGGCCACATTTGGATGTGGTTTAGGAATTGTTGAAGTGTCAGTAAAGGAGTGGTGACTAAACTCAGGAAGACAATCTCAGTGCAAGCCAGAGGATACACCAATGTCTAGTCTCTTAGTCTAAATTCATGTATCATAGCAGAGCAAAGTGCCTGTTAAACTGAAATTAATCACTGACCCAAAAAGAGCCAACAGGACAATTTTGATGTACAGCTGCAGTACAAATAGAGTTCTGTTTATCCCCTGTAAACTACCACTGGCAATGCATCCAGATGGATTCATATGGATGCAGATGAAATTTGCATTTAAGTGCTTTAGGCCTATCTGGTAGTTACAGATCTGATTGCTTTTTCTCATCAGTACTTATGAATAAATACAACTTTGTTTTCCAAACAGATACAGGTATGAAAGATTCCCTTCCACCGTCAATTCAACTGTCAGCCTCTCTCCATGTCTGCAGGATAAAGGCCAAACTCCACTCTCGGCCTTGGAGAAATctcaagcaaaaataaatgcaggtgAGAATTATCTCTGTTAACTCTTGGGGCTTGTAGTGCTTGCTGTCGTTAATGTTTCCCAAATCTTTCTGTCAGGAGATCCCAGTTTTGATTAGAAGGAAGTGAAAGAGTTTTCTAAAAAGGGATGTGGTGGCAAATATATAAAACCAACAACATTGTAGTATCTTTGAGGCAGCTCATGCTAAAAATTTGTCTACCTTAACCTGTTTCACGGTTTTCCTACTGTTTCTCCCACAAGAGAAGTATTTTAGGAGCCCTGAGCTTTCAGTGTCAAACTGCTGCTACAAACACATCATTGCTGTCTCTTGTTATGCACACAGGGTGTGAAAAGGAAGCAGGCTCTTCCATGTGGATCTATGTTTTACTTGGAAACCTTTTGCGTGGAATAGGTGAAACCCCCATCCAGCCCCTGGGAATTGCATACATCGATGATTATGCTGTTGAAGAGAATGCTGCCTTATATATTggtaaaataaatgtaatttatttttcctcatggATTTCTCCCCAGAGGAAACTGAGTCGTTCTGAATAATGGAATGAATGTTATTGAATTAACTTGCCCTGATTGTTTTGTTTGCATAATTTCCAATATTAAAGTTTATTTAACAGTCATGTACACTCAAGGGACCAAGTTCCCATTTAATTATACCAGCACAGTTCCATTATCTTAATTTGGTGAAAGAATTTGACCTTGGGTTCCTGCTGTTACCCTAATCTTCCTAATTCTTCAGGATGTGGACTGCTGAGCCTCTGTGCACATTCAGTTCTCTGGAAAGTGATAGAAACAGGCACTCTTTTAAGCACTTAAAATAGAATTTCAGTGGGCACTCCAAACATTCCCTCCAGATTCATGAAGGATTATAAATAATAGTACTGATACTTTAGGAAGTTGGGATCACTGTTTTCTTGTGTTCATTATGTGATGGCTCCACATTCAACTGAAATATTACCAAAAAGATCTATCTCATCAGCATCTGCTCTTGACAAGtttccagccaggaaaaaaTCAGATTCTCTCTGTAAAAGAGTCAATCTTCCCAGATTTCCAGGTGAATTTTTTCAAATTCAAAGTATTCAGAAAATTTGGCTGAGGGTGTATTGAAACATATTAACAATGGAAACCAAAGCAAAGTAATTCCTCAGCCTGTTCAGGGCCTACCTCAACTAAAAGTGACCagttaactttaaaaaaattgcatttgctCCCCAGTTACTTTAATCTTGTTGGCTAAAGCATTTCTAGCAATTGTAGATTGATGCTGCTGTTGAGTTCAGGCCATTCAGTTTGctaacattttttccttgaggCTGAATGTAACTCTTTAATTGGATAACAGTAAAAAGTGTCATCGTAGTGGGGAAAATTTTATggatgactttttttcttcttgaaagtaTTCCAATTTGTGTAACTGTATCTCTTGCTGCCCATCACATGCCATAATCTGCTGTTAGATGCAGAAGAACCAGTGCCCTTTTTGGCTCAGGAGTGTAACAATCCCCTGTTTTTCCATTCCAGGCTGCGTGCAGACAGTGGCAATTATAGGGCCAATATTTGGCTTTCTCCTGGGATCCCTGTGTGCCAAACTTTACGTTGACATTGGCTTTGTAGATCTGGGTAAGTCAGAACACTCGGGCTTTAAAAACCCAGTCGGGCTCCAAAATGCCTGTTTTAGGCCAAGAACTCTCTGGTTATCTTGTAGGCATGAGGTGCTAGGAGGGGGTAGAGTGGGCACTCCATGAAATGAAGAGGATGACAGCAGTGTAGTGGTCCATGCAGAATAGGCTGGCAAGAAGGATGGGTGTAGAGGAAGAAGGAGGTCTGACTcttcctcagccccagcagaTCTGCAACAGGTGCCTCCAAGAGATGCCCTGGTAAGGAGGCTCTGGGGAGATCATGGGAGCCAGGAGGAAACAGGGCTGAGGCTCAGGATCCTGCACGTGCTTTTTTAATATCCTGTTGTTGCCTAGAAAAGTGGTTTGGCAGGGGGTACCAAGTCTCCAGATTGCCTTTCTTctgagaaaacaggaagaaaaaaaaaaaaaaacagcaggaagaaaataggttttttcctggggtttttgtGCAGAACAGCCTTGCTGGGAGCAAGTGAGGGGCCACCTGGAGTGCCCCAAGTGCTGGTGCTTGCAGCATCTCTGGGGATGTGCCAGTGGCACAGCAGTGTCAGGGctaggctgctgctgtgccccagcaaTCAGCGAGTCCTCAGCGTtgtccccacagctgctcctgtgaAACACCCACGGTGACACAGAGCGCAGCTAAACCTGGCGGGGTCGGGGATGGAAAGTCCCTCCAAAACCACCTTCCTTATTAGCAGCACGTGTCCTCCGGATGTATTtatctgctgcttcttttccgCTTTCTGCAGACGGCGTCGCGATAAGTCCCAAGGACGCGCGGTGGGTGGGCGCGTGGTGGCTGGGCTACCTGATAGCTGGGGTGATCAGCGTCCTGGCTGGCATCCCCTTCTGGTTCCTGCCCAAGCACCTCCCCAAGCCTGAGAGCAGGAAGGACTCCAGCACCTCTTCTGAGCACTCCAAGTTCATCATCGAGGAGAACAAGGACCAGGGAACGTCGTCTTGGCAGCAAGCGAAGCTTGCAGAGATGGCAAAAGGCAAATCACTTGAGTTTTCTTCCTGATTGTTCAGTTTTTCTCTCAAAGGCTTTTAGACTTAACATTTTTATACTTTGAGTCCCTATGTTAATGGTCTCAGAAttatgttttttccctttcactcTCCAACTCCATAGTAGACACAAAAAGGGCTCTTCAATGTTCCTTGGACTTGCTATGGCATGAGAAATGGCTGAGATTTGTAAAATCACAATAGTGGGCCAGCACATATCATGAAGCTCtgcaaaaattttttttattcacacGTAGTGACTGTTGCAGAAGTtgtgctcaaaaaaaaaaccccaacccttggtttttgctaattatttttttcctgtaagttCATGCATTAGGAAAACATGTACAATATCTGATCAGAATGTAGATGGGCACAGAGCCGCTGCAGTATTAGAGGAGGCTGTCTGGATTGAGACAGGAGCTGGTTTGCACAATTGCATTTCCTCGGCCATGCTTTGCCAAAAGCATTTTCCCTCAGAACTTGAACCTGCACCTCAATCTGTCTGTGCGTACtgtcagctgtgctgagcactcTTTGCCTCAAATTAAGCTCAGCAATGCTGTGGCTGTTGAGGACACTTAGAAACCAAATCATTCCTAGTTTATCATGGAAAGAAGGTATTTAAAACAAGATATCTCTTCTGGGGAATTGATGCTCAGTGTTTTGCTCCACTGTTCCTCCATCCAGAAATGGGGGAGCTGTTAGGAGCATCAGGGAACTCCACAGGTTCCCTCTGAAATGTTTTGcagttttgggtgttttggaaGGTGCACACATGTTACAAAGCATTACTCACAGCAGTTATTCTCTCTCTGGCCTGCttgttatttctgctgttttgtctTGCAGACTTCTTGCCATCACTGAAGAACCTCTTTGGGAACCCAGTTTACATTCTGTATTTGTGTGCAAGTATTATTCAGTTCAATTCTTTAATTGGCATGGTGACATATAAGCCAAAGTATATTGAGCAGCAGTATGGGCAGACATCTTCAAAAACTAACTTTGTTATAGGTAATTCTATATCTGCTTCTTGATATCTTTGAAATGGACATTTTAAGAGTGGCCTATACATATaggaaaaattgtattttttttagggtatgttcatttcttctccttccttgtCTGACTTTAAGTAATAGCTCATAGAAGGTAAGttatttcatttctgcttcagCACTCATTAACTCTGAGTTTATCTATGCAAGAGTTACTGTAAAAGTTTACATGATTTGATATCTTAATTCCCATTTTACTGGAAATTTGAAAAGCAATGTATGTACAATGCAAGACAATAactgagaaataattttaaaacagtttacATAAATTTATCATCAGACAGACCTGCTGCCTTGATGGCTTCCCATTCATTTCAACAAAAGGAAGATCAGTTCAGTGATCAGAGTGCTATGGGTGACCCTCTGAAGAGATTGGTGTTAAATAAAAGGAGGGCAAGTCATATCCCAAGCTGTCCCTTACAGCACAAGAGAGAGAAGCTGCTTCAGCCTTTGGGCACAGAGACCAACATTTTTGCAGCTGACTTCATGAGGGTGGACTTGGCTGCCCAGTTCCTGAACCTGCCCGTGGGGTTCAGCTCCAGAGGTGCAGGGCTTCGGTAGCATTAAGCAGCAAAGAGGTTTACATCTCCCCAGCCCAGAGGGAGCTGCCTTGTTCCAGAGCAGCATTAGTTGCACAGCAACAGAGGTATATATGTGCAGGAAAGCTGTAAAGATCCATTGTGCTATGTTAATTCCGTTCAAGATAGAAGCTGGAATTTCCTGGCACGAAACTCCTCAAAGCAAGGAGAAATCTTCAAGTACTGTTGATGGCCAAAGAAAGTCCAGAAAACAATCCCTACATTCAGTGTAGGACTTCTCATTGTATTTAAAGATTTTCTGGAGCTAAGCTTTCAGGTATGTGCAAACTGAGTGAGGATTAAGAACCATTTGATTTCTCTGAGCACAGGGACTATATCCAACAGAGAGTGTGTGGTGGCTTGGTTAGGGAAGAATCCTGTGAGTGGCTGTCCCCACAATAAGgtgatttttcttcctccttttcctttctttccaaatcCACCCTTCCTAAGAAACCTGAGGGCTGACTCAAACTCAcagtgtttatttctctttcacaaTCTCTTttactctttcttcttttttttatgaaaaacagTTTCTATCACAATCTCTGATAGATATCAAAATTGTCAGAGCAATTtgaagcactaaaaaaaaaaaaattcaaaaggcaGGTCTTGCTCTGGCTTTCATAACATTATATAAAACTAAATTTGTCCTCTAGGAATGAGCAGATGACTCCACTGACAAACtaattgtggaaaaaaatacctaGCTTAAGAAATTGGAAGAGCATTATCTAAACTTTATCCATAATCTCTCTGTCAAAGAACCTGCAAAGAAACATGTCCTTGGGAGTAAGTTTTTCAAAGCTGTCCCAGCACCTTTGTAGCACTCCAAGGATCAGTCTAAGTCtggataaaataaaatgccCTGACTGAAGATCTTTTATGTTTTGTTCCTTCCTCTGATTGCTGCAGCTTTTTTTGTGGCTGACAAGGTTAGCCCACTGAGCTGGGGTTTTCATTGatacagactttttttctttgatttcaggTCTTATTAACATTCCTGCTGTTGCCTTTGGCATATTCTCTGGAGGACTGATCATGAAAAGATTCGGAGTCGGCGTTTTAGGGGCTGCAAAGCTTTCCTTGGGATCATCTTTCTTTGGTTACCTTTTGCTGCTCTCGTTGTTTGCGCTGGGCTGTGGGAACTCGGAGGTGGCCGGACTGACTGTGTCCTACCACGGGTATGCTGGCAAGGCCATGCTTCAGCAGAAAGGGCCACTGCAAACCAAACTCCTTCCTCATTTTGTTTCACAGAGTATATATTGTTGAAAAGAGAGTCACTGACCTGAATGTGCTTCCCAGAAATTTGATTCAAATCGGTGGAAACCACCCCATTCCAGCAGGCGTTGTGTCATGAGCCTCTCATGATTACAGAATAAACCAGTGGGGTTTATGTCACAAGTGCAGAttgtttttctgattattttttgaATATTATTGCCATGGGACCCATCTTTTGAGCCCAGTGATTCCTGGAAATGTGAGTAGCTCAGTAGGGGGAAGAGATTTGATTAATTGTTTCTTGCCTTTGTGTGCCAGTGAACATTGAATGGTATTTAATAGCCTATGAACTCAAAACTTAAGGATTCATGGATTAACCATGAGCTACACCTGAGGCTAACATTTTACCCATGCTATTACTCTGTAAAACTAACTTTTTGGGAGGAGTTTCCAGCACTGactcacagcagctctggtaGCTGCTCCACTGGTGTCTGATGACTGAATTTGAGAGAGCTGTCGTGCCAGGTATCAGACACTCAGTTTGGATGAATCCCATTCTGATAAGTTCCTTGCTAACTTCTACAGAGACCATTTCCCACGAGCAACTCACTCCCTTCTGTGCCACTTGCCTAGTTGTGTTAAAGCTGCACAACTAAAACCTTAGAAAATCTGAGAAAATGCATGAATAGAAATTGGTAGTTATCCCCCTTAATAAAGTAAATGCTGTCTCACAGTAGGGGGTGTGATAATGTGAAAACATTTGGATAACAGAGAAATGAGGATTTACACTGCTGTGTGGATGTGAAGAGACAACCTTTAAGGGGCTACAGAGGGAAGGAGTGGCCAggtgctcctggcagggagcatAGCCCCGGGGGTGATCGTGGTTTCCTCCACATCTGCTGGGCAGCACCTTTgcagcttctcttttttccacAGGTCCAAACCAATGAGTGATCACGAGCAAGCCCTGTTTTCAGAGTGCAACTCGGGCTGCTCCTGTTCCAGGAACGACTGGGACCCCATCTGTGGGGAGAATGGAGTTACCTACGTGTCCGCCTGCCTCGCCGGCTGCCGGGCGTCCAACGGCACCGGGAAAAACACCGTAAGACAATCCTTCATTTCTGTGTGAGGTGGGGTCTTTCTGCtacaaaacaccaggaaaaacacTGTAAGACAATCCTTCATTTCCGTGTGAGGTGGGGTCTTTCTGATaaaaaaacaccaggaaaaacacTGTAAGATAATCCTTCATTTCTGTGTGAGGTGGGGTCTTTCTGCtacaaaacaccaggaaaaacacTGTAAGACAATCCTTCATTTCTGTGTGAGGTGGGGTCTTTCTGCTAcaaagcaccaggaaaaacactGTAAGATAATCCTTCATTTCCCTGTGAGGTGGGGTCTTTCTGATaaaaaaacaccaggaaaaacacCATAAATAATCCTTCATTTCCATGTGAGGTGGGGTATTTCTGATACAAGGCACCAGGAAGAACACTGTTAGACAATCCTTCATTTCCCTGTGAGGTGGGATCATTCTTTCTGATACAACCAGGCCTGTCAGAGTAAGTGGATTTAAACTGAGCACGGCACATCCTCCTCAGCCCTGAACTCCTCAGGATTTTTTAGCAATCTGGCACccacatttaaaattttctcacTTGCTGTTGCCAGCAGAAATCACAAGCAGAGAATGTTGGaggcttttttaaattttttttttcttgagctgTTGGCTACCAAGActattagaaaaaaaccctcataacTAAATCCATCAACACTAGATACTTtatcattttctctttcattgcaaaagccttttcctttcaTAAAACATTTCCCACTTTGGACTTAAACTTTCAGCCATCCAGAGTGTGCAATTCCTAAACATCCATTTCTCCACCATTTAGGTTTTCATATGCTTTTGCCTGTTCTCTTCCAGGTATTTTTTAACTGCAGCTGCGTGGGAACCTCTGAATCTCCACAAAGCTCCTCGGCTGTGGTGGGACCATGTCAAAAAGGAAATGAGTGTcccaaaatgtttctgtattttctagTAATATCAGTTATCACTTCGTACACTTTGTCAGTAGGTGGCACACCTGGATACATACTGCTTCTAAGGTAAGAAAGAATTCCTGCTAGCATTGCCAaattttttcaaagtgttttgaCACGTGACTGGTACTCCCTCCCCTCCTGGTATTCCTAGTACTGGGAAATGTTTTGCAGCTATGCAAGGTGACATGTTCCATATAATTAATCTCTCccagatttttctccttgttttaaCAATCGTTTTagcatgagatttttttttttgcctattgTGATAATCACAGATTTATTGAATGCTTGTCCCGGTGCATATTTAACTGCTGGAACTATTTGTCCATCACTGTAAGCTTTGAAGCTAATTTTAGCAAGTGCAAAAGCATTTAATACTATAAGTGCTTAATCTGGATTTTTGTCAGCTACTTGCAATTTTTGGATTCCAAGTCCTACTATGCTCTGTTTTGGAAACCTTTCTTTCTCAGTTcctttttccaaattatttccaGATGGGCACATTCTATTTCTCAAACAAAACAAGAGTAAATCCAGTCTAACTAATCTTTAGTATTAGAGCTGTGTTTTCTTGCTCCCGAATTCTCTTTGGTTTTGAGTTCAATTTTCTGGACCAGGCCCTGTCTCATTGCTGGTATCTTTATACCACATGGACAATGCCAGTGTTAGAGCTGGCTGAACATAGGCCATATGGAAAAACCTAAATAAAGAAATGTGACTTCAGTTCCATCACAGTCCTTGAACCAGAATAAATATTCACACTGAGACTTTCAGAAATGGCTGAGGTGaggatccttctcctctgccctgcACAAGCACTGCCAGGGAGGTGAACACAAGCTGCACAGCTTTCCTCACACACCTTGCAGGGTTACCACTGAGTGCTGCAAAACCACAcagcatctctctctctctccccgaGGGCTCACTCCAAGAACAATCACGCTGTAATCCATTTTAGACCATTTTTACTGAAGCTCCTGCACAActgagctgtccctgtgccaagagGAGGATGATTCATGAGTGGAGAGCTTGCAGCAGAGCCTTCAGGGTTTATGCCAGGTTGCTCTCTGTGGTTGCTTCTGACACGTTGGGTAAATATGGGCATAGAGCTATGCAGGGATGCagttcccttcccctttccttctaTCATGTCTCCTTCTATCCATAAGACATGATGGAAAATGTACCAATCTGGAACCACACAGGGCCTCAAAACTGTGGTAGCCCTGCTCAACCTCCTGCTTTCTTCTTGTCTCCACTGCATAAAAAAACTGAGTGTTTGGGAGATGTTCATAACTGAGCACGTACAAGCTTAAatcacacagagctgcctgccCTACTCAGCCCTAAGAACTTGCTCTTGGGGGTCTTACTGCTTAACCAATTTAGTCAGAGAAGCTTAGAAAGGTTTCCAGTTACAATACTAAACCACTTTGTTAtatgaaatcagaaaaacagttttattgGTTGTGCTCCAATGCTTTTATTGCTGTTGAAAATCATTTTGCTTTGAGAGACATTTAAGTGAAACTGAGAACTTAtgtgttttcctgctggatTGAAGGCATCCAGCTTTGATGTGCAGctaaataaaacatgttttagtAAGTTcaatccttttttattttttttttctgcactgcaaATGACCTGTGGGCACAACTGCACTTTAAGCTCACgcttatttttgtcttttttgaaaTCCATCACTGACTGACTTTCTCCAAAAATCTGGCTGAATTGAAAGTGTGCTTCTGCtaccagaaggaaaataaattttccttgAACACAAATAGTCCCAAGGTCAAGTTGCAGGCTTCGTTATGTATTTCTTTCCAAtgatcacttttaaaaattattcagtaTTCAGTCATCTCAGTTAAGATTCCAGCACTTAAGCAAGCTGATGTTTTCAGATGAGCAGATAACGTTGCACCTGCCATGGGGGACAAATACAGCTAAATCCCTAAAAGCCTGTAAGATTTAGTGAAGATTTACTTTGATGGTTTGCACACTGAAGTCATTGAAATATGCCTACAGCTGGTGACCAAGTCATTTgctgaaatgtcattttgatGGTATTAGTCTAATTACAGTAGCCAAGGAACTTGGGAAAGCCCTGAAGTTTTTGAGAAAGAAGCCCTTCAGTTCAGATTGCTGTTGTTCAAGCACCAGCTATTAATAGCAGGTGATTAGGCAGTGAAAGGGATGTCTCAGATCTCCCTAAGAGGTCTGGCTATCACTCAGGATCACAAAGGGTTCCTGCTTCCTTGCAAAGACAatacaaagaataaaacaatttttttttttcatctgaaggagaatattttttttgcagGATGTAAATCCTGTGAAACACATATCAAATATCCAgttattggttttattttccactttttgctttctgtgacCTCAGATTTGTTCAGGAGGACTCTAGGCTGAGGAGTGCTTGGGTAGCAAGTGTCTAGTAGGGGAGCACGACACTTGTTCTTCCAACTTAAAATCATTTTACAGTCATGCCTTCACAGAGGGCAGTGCTTGTATAAGCCACACTCAACAGATTGTGTGATGATAATCCATGGCCAGGGCATTAGAGaataaaatgctgaaaactACCCCTGGTGAGAAACTGTAAAGTTAGTTCTGAAatgtctttattattttttttaaacacattcccaattacattaatttttgcAGGAGCAGAGGCCACCCTAGTTCAGACCACACAGACTGTACCTCCAGAGCACTCTGTTCATCCACAG of Vidua macroura isolate BioBank_ID:100142 chromosome 5, ASM2450914v1, whole genome shotgun sequence contains these proteins:
- the SLCO1C1 gene encoding solute carrier organic anion transporter family member 1C1 isoform X2, encoding MEISSKENTHFFSNNTVLPVDRSSFKSESSASKEKQSCCGGIKIFLGALSFVYFAKALSGSYLKSTITQIERRFDIPSSLVGVIDGSFEIGNLLIIILVSYFGAKLHRPRIIGAGCLIMSAGTFLIAMPQFFMGRYRYERFPSTVNSTVSLSPCLQDKGQTPLSALEKSQAKINAGCEKEAGSSMWIYVLLGNLLRGIGETPIQPLGIAYIDDYAVEENAALYIGCVQTVAIIGPIFGFLLGSLCAKLYVDIGFVDLDGVAISPKDARWVGAWWLGYLIAGVISVLAGIPFWFLPKHLPKPESRKDSSTSSEHSKFIIEENKDQGTSSWQQAKLAEMAKDFLPSLKNLFGNPVYILYLCASIIQFNSLIGMVTYKPKYIEQQYGQTSSKTNFVIGLINIPAVAFGIFSGGLIMKRFGVGVLGAAKLSLGSSFFGYLLLLSLFALGCGNSEVAGLTVSYHGSKPMSDHEQALFSECNSGCSCSRNDWDPICGENGVTYVSACLAGCRASNGTGKNTVFFNCSCVGTSESPQSSSAVVGPCQKGNECPKMFLYFLVISVITSYTLSVGGTPGYILLLRCIKPHLKSFALGIYTLAIRVLAGIPAPVYFGVAIDTTCLKWGSKRCGGRGACRLYDSSALRYVYLGLTLVLGTVSIFFSVAVLWVLRKRSSPQDETLSANGERGACGTKSRKDNFVNSDQLIQSTYWPEKETRL
- the SLCO1C1 gene encoding solute carrier organic anion transporter family member 1C1 isoform X1 translates to MEISSKENTHFFSNNTVLPVDRSSFKSESSASKEKQSCCGGIKIFLGALSFVYFAKALSGSYLKSTITQIERRFDIPSSLVGVIDGSFEIGNLLIIILVSYFGAKLHRPRIIGAGCLIMSAGTFLIAMPQFFMGRYRYERFPSTVNSTVSLSPCLQDKGQTPLSALEKSQAKINAGCVQTVAIIGPIFGFLLGSLCAKLYVDIGFVDLDGVAISPKDARWVGAWWLGYLIAGVISVLAGIPFWFLPKHLPKPESRKDSSTSSEHSKFIIEENKDQGTSSWQQAKLAEMAKDFLPSLKNLFGNPVYILYLCASIIQFNSLIGMVTYKPKYIEQQYGQTSSKTNFVIGLINIPAVAFGIFSGGLIMKRFGVGVLGAAKLSLGSSFFGYLLLLSLFALGCGNSEVAGLTVSYHGSKPMSDHEQALFSECNSGCSCSRNDWDPICGENGVTYVSACLAGCRASNGTGKNTVFFNCSCVGTSESPQSSSAVVGPCQKGNECPKMFLYFLVISVITSYTLSVGGTPGYILLLRCIKPHLKSFALGIYTLAIRVLAGIPAPVYFGVAIDTTCLKWGSKRCGGRGACRLYDSSALRYVYLGLTLVLGTVSIFFSVAVLWVLRKRSSPQDETLSANGERGACGTKSRKDNFVNSDQLIQSTYWPEKETRL